The DNA window GCCCGGCGCTGCCGATAGCGCCAAGGTTTAATAAGAATGGGTTGGTGACGACCATGCCTTTGCCCGCAACCGGCTCGCCGCCAATCAGGGAAAGCGCCAGACAGATACCGCCGACCACCACCACCGGCATCATATATGACACACCGGTGCTAAATGCTTTAACTAAATCATCCTTAATGGCTTTTGCTTTTTCCGACATTTTTTATCCTCCCGATACCCTGTATTTTTATGGGACGACATACGGTTTACGGGCGTAGTCATCCCCGGGCGCTTTTGCGTCATAATTGAAATACAGCGTTCGCAAAAATTTAATTAACGTTATTATTCGCCGGTACCGAATGCCGAAAGTAAATCAGGACCGACGGGTTGGTTTATTGCGCCAGTTTCTCAGCCCGGTCAATAATAGCCGCCGGATCGCGAACCACTTCCGCTGGGTTGAGTGAAATAACCAGTCCGGCGTCTTCTTTTTCTTCAAAGCGTTCGACGCCCTCAATACCGATGGCAATCGCCAGAATAACGACATCAGCTTCGGCAATCTCATCTTCACTTAATTCATTTTCAATCCCCATGCCGCCCTGAGTTTCGACTTTGACGTCATAACCTCTTTTTTTACACTCCTGCTCAATCGCTTCCTGGGCCATATAGGTGTGGGCGACTCCGGTAATGCATGCTGCGACTCCGACAATTTTCATGAGTGACTCCTGATTTTTATTTGGCTGTAATTTTAAATATGGATTAATAATTTCCTGATTTCATATGGCCAGAATATTGGCCATCAGGTTGTAGAGTACGTTGACGTTTTCGGCCTGTTTTATTTCATTGCGGAAATCCTCTTTCATTAGCTTTCTGGCAAGCGTGGAGAAATATTTCATATGCTCATTAGGGTCGGCGGATTTACTGACCGTGAGCATGAATACGGTTTCGACTTCCTGATCGCCCCACATGATGGGCGACGCAAGAGTTGCCATACTGATGGTGGAGTAGTGAATATGGTCCGACTTGGTGTGCGGAATGGCGAAGCCATAGCCCACGGCGGTGGAGAATGAGTCCTCGCGCGCCCAGATATCGTCGGTTAATTGCTCCCGATTCTCGGTGCGATGGTGCAGCCACAGATTGTCGGTCATCTTTTTGATAACTTCGTTTTTGTCGCGGGCCTGTAGTTCGCAGAGAATGAACTCCGGGGCGAGGATTGGCATTTTGCCGACCGCTTTTACGTCCGGAGAACGCAGCGCAACTTTGACATCAGTGGAGCGTTTTAACGCCACGATATCCTGCGCCACTCTCTGGCATTTAGCGAAACTCAGCTCCCGCAGCGTATGTTTAACGCCTGGAATCGAGGTGCCGCTCATGCTGAGTTCGTCAAAACCCATGCCGACGAACAGCGGCAGAAAATCTTTGCTGGCGCCCAGCTCCCCGCAGATACCTATCCACTTGCCTGCGCGATGGACTTCATCGGCGGCATACTGCATGGCGCGAAGGAATGCCGGGGCATAGTTGTCGTACACCGCCTCAACCTGGGTGTTTCCGCGGTCGGCGGCAAAAAAGTACTGCGTCAGATCGTTGCTGCCTACGCTAAAGAAATCCGCGTATTCGGCTATTTCACGAATTGCGAAGATGACGGAGGGCACTTCCAGCATCACGCCGAGCGAAATCTCATCGTTGAACGCCAATCCCTCGCTGCGCATCGCGCTTTTCACCTCCTCCAGCACTTCACGGCACCAGATAACTTCATCAACGTTAGCGATCATCGGAATCATGATTTTGGCATCGCCAAATGCCGAGGCGCTGAGGATAGCCTTGAGCTGCATGGCGAAAAGGTCGCGATAGCGCGGATAGGTGCGTACTGCCCGGAAGCCGAGAAACGGATTTTCCTCTTCACCGAGGTTCATATAGTCGACGGGTTTATCGCCGCCAATGTCAAAGGTGCGGAAGATAACTGGCTTCCCATGCGCAACCTGCATCACCTGACCGTATAGCTCCGCCAGTTCACGGTAGTTCGGTGCAGTTTCGCGGTCCATAAATGACATTTCGGTACGGAACAGCCCAATACCTTCAGCGCCGTTGTTGAACGCGGCTTCGGCTTCCGCCAGGCTAGCGATATTGGCGGCTATCTCAATGCTATGATTATCGTGGGTCACTGTCGGTTGGTGGACGTTAGCCAGCATTTGCTGCTGCATGCTCTGCTGGACGGCAATTTCATTTTGGTAATAGCGCAAGACTTTTTCATCTGGCGCGGTAATCAGAATTCCCGGATTACCGTCAATAATAATGTCATTTTCCGCATTCAGCGGCAGGGATGAAAAATCAATATCCGTCAGGGTTGGGATACCAAGCGAACGCGCGAGGATTGCGGTGTGTGATGTTTTACCGGTGGCGGATAATACCATCCCGGCAAGATACTCTTTATTGATGCCGAGGAACTGACTTGGCGTCAGGCTATTGGCCAGAATAATCGATGGCTGTGTTAATTTAAGGTTGTTTTGTGGTAATACGCCGGCGCCATAAATCGACGTGAGCAATTGACCTGTAATGTCAAGAACGTCAAGGGTCCGCTCTTTAATATATTTACTCGATGAGCGATTAAGAATTTCACAGAAATCTATGGCAGCCTTAATGACCGCATCCCAGGTGTTTTCTCCGCCAACAATCGCGGTGGAGATATGGCTCTGGAAGGTTGCGTCGGTAATTATTGATAAATGCGCTTGCAGGATATCATGCTCAACGCCTTTTTGGGTTTCCAGGGCGGTCTGTTTATCATGTTTGAGCGTTTCTAAACCCGCCAGAAAAATACGCTGCTGGTGCTCAGTGGAATATTCACCGCCCGGGTTACGCGCCAGCATTTCATCCAGTGACAGGCTCTGAATACGAACGGGTCTGGCAATGGCAACACCGCCGCTGATGCGTGAACCCTGAATAAAACTGAGCTGAGTTTCCCGCAGTGAACGCGGGAGATAGCCCGCAGGCGCTGCGGTTTCGTCCGCCTGGCTAACCTCGAAGGAGGGCAGTTTTTTGAGCAGCGCACTCAACTGTTGAGCAGCGCTTGCAGCATCTTTTCCGCTGATTGTAATTTCACAGGCGTCGTCGAATAAGGTATCGGTAGCGACAATCGAGAGGGCACTTTTACCATTACCCTGAATGCCGCTGCGAATATTATTCCAGCACACCGCAGATTGAAATGTATTGCACAGCCGTTCGATATGCCCCGCCGGTCTGGCGTGAATACCATCCTTTAGATCACATTGATACGTTATTATCTCTGACATCATTGCTCCCGATAATCGTTTAGCCAGGGCTAATTAATTTTCTCTGCAGATGTGGGTGTCTGCATTTCATGTTTTATATCCTTCATCGTTCTCAGTTAGCTTTGAATAGAAAAAAAGTGACCTTTGCTTGAATAAAAAATCCCGATTGTTATTTTGTGATCGCAGTCATGAAATCAGATAATATTAACCCTTGTGATTGCTATCACACTCTTATTAACCGTCGGATAGTGGTCACCCAATTGCTATTAAAGTGTCTTTCTTTCTATTTATTGGCTACCGGTTAATGGAGTACAAAATAAAACACACTCTATTTATTTTGCCGTGGTAAGTACGATGCATTTTCGTGGAATATTACTGGATTTAGACGGGACGCTGGTAAACTCGCTGGATTTTGTTGAGACCTCCTGGCGTTTATGGGCGACTAAAAAAGGGCTGGATCCGCAGGCAGTATGCCATTTTCTCCACGGTAAGCCCGCCCTGAGCACGCTGCGCCATTTTATGCCCAATGCCAGCGAACAGATCATTTACGACGAATTTCTCGCGCTGGAAGAGTTTGAAGCGCGCAATACTGACGGTATTACCGCAGTGAACGGCGCGGTTGATTTTCTCCGCCAACTGGAGCAGTTACAGGCCCCCTGGGCTATTGTGACTTCCGGATCGCTGAAGGTGGCTTCGGCACGGATCCGACAAGCCGGTTTTCCGTTCCCGCCGGTGCTGGTGACCAGCGAAGATATTCACCACGGCAAGCCGCATCCGGAACCGTTCCTTACGGGTGCAGCCCGACTCGGTCTTTCACCCGCTAATTGCCTCGCTTTTGAAGATTCCACTGCCGGTCTGCATTCCGCCACTCAGGCTGGATGCGTGGTGATTGAAGTGTTGACCCGTCAGTCGGTGGTTCACGATATCGATATCTGGCAAACCATTGATAACTACCTTGACCTGAGCGCAACGCGAAAGGATGAGGCGGATTTTTTCCTTAAGATTCAGAGGGAGTTTTAAATGTCATCACGAAAAACCCTGGCCAATGCCATCCGTATGCTGAGCGTTGATGCCGTGCAGCGGGCGAACTCAGGCCATCCGGGCGCCCCTATGGGAATGGCGGATATTGCCGAAGTGCTGTGGCGAGATTTTCTCAACCACAACCCGAATAACCCCGCATGGGCCAACCGCGACCGCTTCGTGCTCTCCAACGGTCACGGCTCGATGCTGATCTACAGCCTGTTGCACCTTACCGGTTACGATCTGCCAATGGATGAGCTGAAAAACTTCCGTCAGCTGCATTCGAAAACGCCGGGCCACCCGGAAGTCGGCTACACCCCAGGCGTGGAAACTACCACCGGGCCGCTGGGCCAGGGGATCGCCAACGCGGTCGGCATGGCGATTGCCGAGAAAACTCTCGCGGCACAATTTAACCGTCCGGGCCATGAAATCATTGATCACTTCACATATGCCTTTATGGGTGACGGCTGCATGATGGAGGGCATTTCACATGAAGTGTGCTCTCTTGCGGGGACGTTGAAGCTCGGTAAGCTGGTGGCGTTCTACGACGATAACGGCATCTCTATCGATGGCCACGTTGAGGGATGGTTCACCGATGATACCGCTAAACGCTTCGAGGCCTACGGCTGGCACGTGGTGCGCGGAGTCGATGGTCACGACCCTGAATCCATTCGTGCCGCGATTGATGTTGCAAAGTCGATTACCTCCATGCCGACGTTAATTATCTGCAAAACGGTGATCGGTTTTGGCTCGCCGCAGAAAGCGGGTTCTCATGATGTCCACGGCGCGCCGCTGGGCGAGGCCGAGGTGGCGGCGACGCGTGACGCGCTGGGCTGGCCGTATCCGCCGTTTGTCATCCCCTCTGAGATAGCCGCGCAGTGGGATGCTCGCAAATCAGGGCAGGCGAAGGAGGCTGCGTGGAACGAGAAGTTTGCCGCCTACGTTCAAGCTTTCCCTGAACTGGCTGGTGAATTTACCCGCAGAATAAAGGGGCAACTGCCCGCAGAATTTGCCAGCAATGCGCAGGTGTTTATTGAAAAATTGCAGGCCAAACCGGCGAAAATTGCCAGCCGTAAAGCGTCGCAGAATACGATTGAAGCCTTTGGTCCGCTGTTGCCGGAATTCCTCGGCGGCTCTGCGGATTTGGCTCCGTCGAATCTGACCTTGTGGTCTGGGTCTAAAGCGATTAACGAAGAGCCCGTCGGGAACTACATTCACTACGGCGTGCGTGAGTTCGGTATGACTGCTATCGCCAACGGGATTGCGCTGCACGGCGGCTTCCTGCCGTATACCTCGACTTTCCTGATGTTTGTCGAATACGCGCGCAACGCGGTGCGCATGGCGGCGCTGATGAAGCAGCGCCAGGTGATGGTTTATACCCACGATTCTATTGGTCTGGGGGAAGATGGCCCGACCCATCAACCGGTCGAACAGATTGCTTCGTTGCGCCTGACGCCGAACCTCAGCACCTGGCGTCCCTGCGATCAGGTAGAATCGGCGGTAGCGTGGAAGTATGGCGTTGAGCGGCAGGATGGCCCGACGGCGCTGATTTTCTCCCGGCAAAACCTGACCCAACAGGAACGGACCTGGCAGCAGGTGCAGGATATTGCGCGTGGCGGCTATGTCTTGAAGGATTGTGACGGGCAACCGCAGTTGATTCTTATCGCGACCGGTTCCGAAGTTGAGCTGGCGGTAGCCGCATGGCAGCAACTGATAGCTGAAGGTGTGAAGGCTCGGGTGGTCTCGATGCCGTCCACCGATGTCTTCGACAAGCAGGATGCGGCGTATCGTGAAGCGGTACTGCCGCAGGCGGTGTCTGCGCGTATCGCAGTGGAAGCGGGGATCGCGGATTACTGGTTTAAATATGTCGGGCTGAACGGCGCGATTATCGGTATGCAGAGCTACGGTGAATCCGCTCCGGCGGAACAGCTTTATCAGGAGTTCGGTATTACCGTTGAGGCGGTGTTGCAGCAGGCAAAAGCGCTGCTGGCTTAATCTTTGACGGCCCCTTATACCCTAAATAATTCGAGTTGCAGGAAGGCGGCGACGCAGTGAATCCCCAGGAGCTTACTCTAGTAAGTGACTGGGGTGAGCGAGGAAAGCCAACGCACAAGCAACTTGAAGTATGACGGGAATATACGCTAAGGGGCCGCTTTTCATTAAGGGAGAGATAAAATGTATCCCGTCGATCTTCATATGCATACCCTGGCCAGCACCCACGCCTACAGCACGGTGCATGACTATATCGCCGCCGCGGTGCGGAATCATATTCGCCTGATCGCCATCACCGACCATGGCCCGGAAATGGTTGATGCGCCGCATCCGTTCCACTTCAATAATTTGCGCGTACTGCCGCGCATTGCCGATGGGGTGGGGATCCTGCGCGGCATTGAGGCCAATATCAAACCCGGCGGTGAGACCGATTGCAGCGACAAAATGCGCGCGTCGCTGGATTTAGTGATTGCTGGATTCCACAAGCAGGTGTTTGCGCCTGCGGACATTACCACCAATACCGACGCGCTGATTGCAGTGATAGCGAGCGGGAAGGTGCATATCATCAGCCACCCCGGTAACCCGGAGTATCCGATTGATATCCCGGCGGTGGTGGCCGCGGCGAAGGAGTGTCATGTGGCACTGGAGGTCAATAACGCCTCTTTTGTCCAGTCGCGCCAGGGCAGCGAGGGGAACTGTCGCAAAATTGTCGCCGCTGTGCGCGATAGCGGTGGGCTTCTCTCGTTGGGTAGTGATTCACACAGCGCGTTTTCTCTGGGGGACTTTAGCGCCTGTCAGCATCTGCTGGTGGGGGCTGATTTTCCACCATCAAGGATCCTGAATACCTCAGTGCGTCAGGTATTAGCGTTTCTTGAACAGCGCGGAGGGGAGAGAATTCAGGCGCTTTATACTTTGCTGGATTGAAATGGTTTGTGAATTAAACCCCCACCCCAACCCTCTCCTTTAAAAAGGGAGAGGGTGTACGCTGTGCCCGTGCGGCTTTGAGTCTGGACGATTATAGCCCGGAACAGGTGTGCAGCACCGCCTCCGGGAACACCGTCTACAGGTCAATAACGTTGCCTCTCGGCAGATTCAGCGACTTGCGCATGGCGGCGATAACCTCCGCTGGTTTAAGCAGCAGTGAATTAATGCAGACGTTCAGAATACGACAGCCGTCGAAACGTGAGGGGTTATCGATCGTAATGTCGGAGGCAATAATAGCGAGCTCTGACTCGAAAATATCTTTATCGGTAATTGGGTTCTTAAGCCCCAGCACGCCCTGGGTTTCTATTTTGATCGCAAAGTGATACTGCTTCGCCAGTTTTTCCAGCTGCTCGGCGGCCATATAGGTGTGAGCCACGCCGGTCGCGCATGCGGTCACCGCCACAATATGCAGATTACGTTCGCTGGAGAAGGGCTGGATCTCATCTCTTCCTGCACGAGTGGTCATAAGCTTGCTCCCTTATTTTTGCGCCGGTACTCGAGCGGCGTACAGTCGTTGATATCGCGAAATACCTTGCAGAAATAGTTGGTATCAGTGAAACCGCACTTCTCTGAAACCTCGTTTATTTTCAGATTGGTATTGGTTAGCAGCGCTTTCGAGCGCGAGATGCGGGCTAACTTGAGATATTCATTAAATTTCACGTCTGACTCCTTCGAAAACAGACGCGACAGATAGCCGGGAGAGATATTAAAGGTCTCGGCGACGCTCTCCCGGCTAATGTCCGTGTGGTAGTGACTATCGATATGACTCTTAATTTCGTCCAGCAGAGAGAAGGGGCCGCGCTGGTTATTCAGGCCATCGGTAATTTGATACAGCAGGTCGTTAATCAGCGCATAGACAATGTGGGCAAAGGTCTCGCCGGTATTGTCCTGCGCCCACGCCAGGGATTCGGCAAGTTCAAGCAGCCGGTCGCGAACCGTACTGCTGGAGTTTTGCAGATTATACTTCTCCACTTCTTTAAACTGCGTACCGTCCCAGTTGCTGATGCTAAAACCAACGTCCTGCTTCCAGAAAACCACCGACATGCAGATAACCGGGCTTTCCCACTGCGGCGAATTCCAGCTGTTGGCGGGAATATAGGTGATGGTGCCGACCGGACGTTCATATTTAACGATTCGGTCCACGCCTTTCGGCAGCAGCATGCTGAGCGCACCCTTTACCGTCAGCTCGATGCGCGGTACGTGCAGATGATAGGCCATCGCCGGGGCCTGTGCGTTGCCGTTGGCCACCAGTAAGCCTTCGTTTATCGAGCCCTGGGCGCTGAATTCACTGAGGATCGATTGAATAAAAGTCGCCATATTATGCCCGTAGTTTGATAACGGTTTTCAGGACCTTCACCGCAACGGCGGTGGCGATGGTTCCGGCTATCACCGAGACGATATAACCAAAATGGTTACTGACCACCGGTAATACAATTAGCCCGCCCCAGGGCGCGGCGTTAGTTGCGCCAAACCATAAAGAAAGGATCGCCGCGACCGCGCTACCGAACATAATCGCCGGGATCACTCGTACCGGATCCGCCGCCGCAAACGGAATAGCCCCCTCCGTAATCCCCATAAAGCCCATAATCACGGCAGGTTTTCCGGCTTCCCGCTCAACATCATTAAAGATGTCTTTAAACAGAAAGGTCGCCAGCGCCAGCCCCAACGGCGGCGTGCAGTCGGCGACGGCAACCGCCGCCATCAGCTGCGGATTCGTTGAGATCAGCGCAACGGCAAAGAAAAAGGCGGTTTTGTTCATTGGCCCGCCCATGTCGACGGCAATCATGCAGCCAAGAATAGTACCGAGGATAATAAACGACGCGCCCTGCATATTGCCAAGCCAGACGCTAAGCCACTTCATCACTCCGGCAATCGGATCGCCAATAATGTAATACACCGCCATACCGGTGAGGAATGTCCCGATCAGCGGAATAATAAATATCGGTAATACCATGCGCAGAAAATGGGGGATCTTGAGTCGGGCGATCAGGTTCAGCAGGACATAGACTACCAGCCCGGCAATAATCCCTGAGAGCATGCCGCCTAAAAATCCAGCGCCCATTTGATACGCCATTAACCCGCCGATGGCACCCGGCGCGATGCCCGGTTTATCGACCATCGAATAAGCGATAAACCCTGACAGGATGGGAATAAACAGGGTTAAACCCGCCATACCGATTTGCGACATGGCCTTCAGAAAGCCGTGGTCCGGTACTGCCGCTTCTCCGTTGAACATTACCGCCAGCGCCAGCAACACGCCTCCGGCCACCACGAATGGGATCATGTACGACACGCCGGTCATGAAATGCCGCTTGGTATTTTTTAATAGTTTTAACATGTCAGCCTCATAACGTTTGGTGATCAGAAGGCCAGAG is part of the Klebsiella huaxiensis genome and encodes:
- the ptsP gene encoding phosphoenolpyruvate--protein phosphotransferase; the protein is MSEIITYQCDLKDGIHARPAGHIERLCNTFQSAVCWNNIRSGIQGNGKSALSIVATDTLFDDACEITISGKDAASAAQQLSALLKKLPSFEVSQADETAAPAGYLPRSLRETQLSFIQGSRISGGVAIARPVRIQSLSLDEMLARNPGGEYSTEHQQRIFLAGLETLKHDKQTALETQKGVEHDILQAHLSIITDATFQSHISTAIVGGENTWDAVIKAAIDFCEILNRSSSKYIKERTLDVLDITGQLLTSIYGAGVLPQNNLKLTQPSIILANSLTPSQFLGINKEYLAGMVLSATGKTSHTAILARSLGIPTLTDIDFSSLPLNAENDIIIDGNPGILITAPDEKVLRYYQNEIAVQQSMQQQMLANVHQPTVTHDNHSIEIAANIASLAEAEAAFNNGAEGIGLFRTEMSFMDRETAPNYRELAELYGQVMQVAHGKPVIFRTFDIGGDKPVDYMNLGEEENPFLGFRAVRTYPRYRDLFAMQLKAILSASAFGDAKIMIPMIANVDEVIWCREVLEEVKSAMRSEGLAFNDEISLGVMLEVPSVIFAIREIAEYADFFSVGSNDLTQYFFAADRGNTQVEAVYDNYAPAFLRAMQYAADEVHRAGKWIGICGELGASKDFLPLFVGMGFDELSMSGTSIPGVKHTLRELSFAKCQRVAQDIVALKRSTDVKVALRSPDVKAVGKMPILAPEFILCELQARDKNEVIKKMTDNLWLHHRTENREQLTDDIWAREDSFSTAVGYGFAIPHTKSDHIHYSTISMATLASPIMWGDQEVETVFMLTVSKSADPNEHMKYFSTLARKLMKEDFRNEIKQAENVNVLYNLMANILAI
- a CDS encoding helix-turn-helix domain-containing protein, whose protein sequence is MATFIQSILSEFSAQGSINEGLLVANGNAQAPAMAYHLHVPRIELTVKGALSMLLPKGVDRIVKYERPVGTITYIPANSWNSPQWESPVICMSVVFWKQDVGFSISNWDGTQFKEVEKYNLQNSSSTVRDRLLELAESLAWAQDNTGETFAHIVYALINDLLYQITDGLNNQRGPFSLLDEIKSHIDSHYHTDISRESVAETFNISPGYLSRLFSKESDVKFNEYLKLARISRSKALLTNTNLKINEVSEKCGFTDTNYFCKVFRDINDCTPLEYRRKNKGASL
- a CDS encoding PTS fructose transporter subunit IIC, whose translation is MLKLLKNTKRHFMTGVSYMIPFVVAGGVLLALAVMFNGEAAVPDHGFLKAMSQIGMAGLTLFIPILSGFIAYSMVDKPGIAPGAIGGLMAYQMGAGFLGGMLSGIIAGLVVYVLLNLIARLKIPHFLRMVLPIFIIPLIGTFLTGMAVYYIIGDPIAGVMKWLSVWLGNMQGASFIILGTILGCMIAVDMGGPMNKTAFFFAVALISTNPQLMAAVAVADCTPPLGLALATFLFKDIFNDVEREAGKPAVIMGFMGITEGAIPFAAADPVRVIPAIMFGSAVAAILSLWFGATNAAPWGGLIVLPVVSNHFGYIVSVIAGTIATAVAVKVLKTVIKLRA
- a CDS encoding HAD-IA family hydrolase — protein: MHFRGILLDLDGTLVNSLDFVETSWRLWATKKGLDPQAVCHFLHGKPALSTLRHFMPNASEQIIYDEFLALEEFEARNTDGITAVNGAVDFLRQLEQLQAPWAIVTSGSLKVASARIRQAGFPFPPVLVTSEDIHHGKPHPEPFLTGAARLGLSPANCLAFEDSTAGLHSATQAGCVVIEVLTRQSVVHDIDIWQTIDNYLDLSATRKDEADFFLKIQREF
- a CDS encoding phosphatase, which encodes MYPVDLHMHTLASTHAYSTVHDYIAAAVRNHIRLIAITDHGPEMVDAPHPFHFNNLRVLPRIADGVGILRGIEANIKPGGETDCSDKMRASLDLVIAGFHKQVFAPADITTNTDALIAVIASGKVHIISHPGNPEYPIDIPAVVAAAKECHVALEVNNASFVQSRQGSEGNCRKIVAAVRDSGGLLSLGSDSHSAFSLGDFSACQHLLVGADFPPSRILNTSVRQVLAFLEQRGGERIQALYTLLD
- the tkt gene encoding transketolase, producing the protein MSSRKTLANAIRMLSVDAVQRANSGHPGAPMGMADIAEVLWRDFLNHNPNNPAWANRDRFVLSNGHGSMLIYSLLHLTGYDLPMDELKNFRQLHSKTPGHPEVGYTPGVETTTGPLGQGIANAVGMAIAEKTLAAQFNRPGHEIIDHFTYAFMGDGCMMEGISHEVCSLAGTLKLGKLVAFYDDNGISIDGHVEGWFTDDTAKRFEAYGWHVVRGVDGHDPESIRAAIDVAKSITSMPTLIICKTVIGFGSPQKAGSHDVHGAPLGEAEVAATRDALGWPYPPFVIPSEIAAQWDARKSGQAKEAAWNEKFAAYVQAFPELAGEFTRRIKGQLPAEFASNAQVFIEKLQAKPAKIASRKASQNTIEAFGPLLPEFLGGSADLAPSNLTLWSGSKAINEEPVGNYIHYGVREFGMTAIANGIALHGGFLPYTSTFLMFVEYARNAVRMAALMKQRQVMVYTHDSIGLGEDGPTHQPVEQIASLRLTPNLSTWRPCDQVESAVAWKYGVERQDGPTALIFSRQNLTQQERTWQQVQDIARGGYVLKDCDGQPQLILIATGSEVELAVAAWQQLIAEGVKARVVSMPSTDVFDKQDAAYREAVLPQAVSARIAVEAGIADYWFKYVGLNGAIIGMQSYGESAPAEQLYQEFGITVEAVLQQAKALLA
- a CDS encoding PTS fructose transporter subunit IIB, which translates into the protein MKIVGVAACITGVAHTYMAQEAIEQECKKRGYDVKVETQGGMGIENELSEDEIAEADVVILAIAIGIEGVERFEEKEDAGLVISLNPAEVVRDPAAIIDRAEKLAQ
- a CDS encoding PTS fructose transporter subunit IIB, producing the protein MTTRAGRDEIQPFSSERNLHIVAVTACATGVAHTYMAAEQLEKLAKQYHFAIKIETQGVLGLKNPITDKDIFESELAIIASDITIDNPSRFDGCRILNVCINSLLLKPAEVIAAMRKSLNLPRGNVIDL